One window of Brachybacterium ginsengisoli genomic DNA carries:
- a CDS encoding beta-propeller fold lactonase family protein: protein MIAMAILALVMAGGMVAGMITRAVSPDGGESAVGAEPAPPPGGPSNTTRMVHLDRITGDISPKSVVASPTGTVIANNMMYSHSSTLYDADSLELTHTVVDEVDLSQFGVPDRAGVTQGAPVEAAFTPDGKHAYVSQYRLQGPGGGEVAFDDCRGGDAVGRSAVFRLDVASGTWDQVIEVGRVPKFISLSADGTRALVSNWCDRTVSVLDLDKGEEISEIPVDAAPRGSVILPDNRTAYVTAMYADELYRVDLVTGESELVLETGRKPRHLVLSPDASRLYLTVSGSDELIELDAATGEVLRTAETGREPRTMAISPDGLALYIVNYYGSSVSKIDTGTLEEIQRVEVGENPIGITYEPTKGRVWVANYAGSIDVFDDTAPGASTEP, encoded by the coding sequence ATGATCGCCATGGCGATCCTGGCCCTCGTGATGGCCGGCGGCATGGTCGCCGGGATGATCACCCGTGCGGTCTCGCCCGACGGCGGGGAGTCCGCGGTGGGCGCCGAGCCCGCGCCGCCGCCCGGCGGTCCCTCGAACACCACCCGCATGGTGCATCTGGACCGCATCACCGGGGACATCTCGCCGAAGTCCGTGGTGGCGAGCCCCACCGGGACCGTCATCGCGAACAACATGATGTACAGCCACTCCTCGACGCTGTACGACGCGGACAGCCTCGAGCTCACCCACACCGTCGTCGACGAGGTGGACCTCTCGCAGTTCGGCGTCCCGGACCGCGCCGGGGTCACGCAGGGCGCTCCCGTGGAGGCCGCGTTCACGCCCGACGGGAAGCACGCCTACGTCTCCCAGTACCGGCTGCAGGGGCCCGGCGGGGGCGAGGTCGCGTTCGACGACTGCCGGGGCGGCGACGCCGTCGGCCGTTCGGCGGTCTTCCGCCTCGACGTCGCCTCCGGGACCTGGGACCAGGTCATCGAGGTGGGGCGGGTCCCCAAGTTCATCTCGCTCTCCGCCGACGGCACCCGGGCGCTGGTCTCGAACTGGTGCGACCGCACCGTCTCGGTGCTCGACCTCGACAAGGGTGAGGAGATCAGCGAGATCCCGGTGGACGCCGCGCCCCGGGGCAGCGTGATCCTCCCCGACAACCGCACCGCGTACGTGACCGCGATGTACGCCGACGAGCTGTACCGCGTCGACCTCGTCACCGGGGAGAGCGAGCTGGTGCTGGAGACCGGCCGCAAGCCCCGCCATCTGGTGCTCTCCCCGGATGCGAGCCGCCTCTACCTCACGGTCTCCGGGAGCGACGAGCTGATCGAGCTCGACGCCGCCACCGGTGAGGTGCTGCGCACCGCCGAGACCGGCCGCGAGCCGCGCACCATGGCGATCTCGCCCGACGGCCTCGCGCTCTACATCGTGAACTACTACGGCAGCAGCGTGTCCAAGATCGACACCGGCACCCTCGAGGAGATCCAGCGCGTCGAGGTGGGGGAGAACCCGATCGGCATCACCTACGAGCCCACGAAGGGGAGGGTCTGGGTCGCGAACTACGCCGGCTCGATCGACGTCTTCGACGACACCGCCCCTGGCGCGTCGACGGAGCCATGA
- a CDS encoding HNH endonuclease signature motif containing protein, whose product MRQRARLHAQHLRQVAVFFREDPEVQGLLKDADLTALKIATGLRCSYLQATSQVHDAYRAVEWMPLTFEYLRRGDLPEAWHRSLLRRVRRLSEEQVRQVDARIAEVELPSISLATFDKQVSVAVALATAGTLPAPPSSSRDVEVVGVDPEVGTASLLVTGPILEITGLAHRLDLAARTVQKTQRAMLEDGTEGPIPFDLDESLRENGRAASLRALRYAILTHSILDIDPVQETRTPFKLLVTVPVTTLLGMDDSPAMLEGMTPIPAELARDLAGKETTWQRILTDPITGAHLPVDATTYQPSAQMRLQLRLRHPVCAAPGCTRSTVLAAEDDHIIEYDHDHPARGGPTSLWNLHRLCWQHHQLKTAGLIDPDRDPRDDPAREDRTTPAGPLETTWKIGPLRARTREHTDLLTPETVKTLDQAWTLHQRTRRVQQALANQDRTRPSPDTRRVIPPGATPEYPDPPY is encoded by the coding sequence ATGAGGCAGCGGGCCCGTCTCCATGCCCAGCATCTGCGGCAGGTGGCGGTGTTCTTCCGGGAGGATCCTGAGGTGCAGGGCCTGCTGAAGGACGCGGATCTGACGGCGTTGAAGATCGCGACCGGGCTGCGCTGCTCCTACCTTCAGGCCACCTCGCAGGTCCATGATGCGTATCGGGCGGTGGAGTGGATGCCGCTGACGTTCGAGTACCTCCGTCGCGGGGACCTGCCCGAGGCCTGGCATCGATCCCTGCTGCGCCGGGTGCGGCGCTTGAGCGAGGAGCAGGTCCGGCAGGTCGATGCCCGGATCGCCGAGGTCGAGCTGCCCTCCATCTCCCTGGCGACGTTCGACAAGCAGGTCTCTGTCGCGGTCGCTCTCGCGACCGCGGGCACTCTCCCTGCCCCGCCTTCCAGTTCCAGGGATGTGGAGGTCGTGGGCGTGGACCCGGAGGTGGGGACCGCGTCGTTGCTGGTGACGGGCCCGATCCTGGAGATCACGGGCCTCGCCCACCGGCTCGATCTCGCTGCGCGCACGGTCCAGAAGACTCAGCGGGCGATGCTCGAGGACGGGACGGAGGGGCCGATCCCGTTCGACCTCGACGAGTCCCTTCGCGAAAACGGCAGAGCCGCCTCGCTGCGGGCCCTGAGATACGCGATCCTCACCCACTCGATCCTGGACATCGATCCGGTCCAGGAGACCCGCACCCCGTTCAAGCTCCTGGTCACCGTGCCCGTCACGACGCTGCTGGGCATGGATGACTCACCCGCGATGCTCGAGGGCATGACACCGATCCCGGCCGAGCTCGCCCGGGACCTGGCCGGGAAGGAGACGACCTGGCAGCGGATCCTCACCGACCCGATCACCGGCGCGCACCTCCCCGTCGACGCGACCACGTATCAGCCCTCGGCGCAGATGCGGCTCCAGCTCCGGCTGCGCCACCCCGTCTGCGCCGCACCGGGCTGCACCCGATCGACCGTGCTCGCGGCAGAGGACGACCACATCATCGAGTACGACCACGACCACCCCGCCCGAGGCGGACCCACCTCGCTGTGGAACCTCCACCGATTGTGCTGGCAGCACCACCAGCTCAAGACCGCCGGCCTCATCGACCCCGACCGCGACCCGAGAGACGACCCTGCCCGCGAAGACCGCACCACACCCGCCGGACCGCTCGAGACGACCTGGAAGATCGGGCCGCTCCGCGCCCGCACCCGGGAACACACCGACCTCCTCACCCCCGAGACCGTGAAGACCCTCGACCAGGCCTGGACCCTCCACCAACGCACCCGACGCGTCCAGCAAGCACTGGCCAACCAGGACCGGACCAGGCCCAGCCCCGACACCCGCCGCGTCATCCCACCCGGCGCCACCCCCGAGTACCCCGACCCGCCCTACTGA
- a CDS encoding ATP-binding protein, translating to MATTPSKRPPAQAPAPAPREPNPFTPGFGLTPMILAGRDVAIDEFTAALAGNVPEARAILISGARGSGKTVLLTEFRELALDAGWTDLRMHTSSTSLTDELRSQAIARLRELDPEAETSRLTSARIASVSASRDIVQRYEGEGEVLSTVLDRLAALTDEDGGGLLITLDELQSVEHDQLHALTQHVQDLIGSGHAVAFLAAGVRTGVDALLDHERTTFLRRAHRIEVGSVDVGTAAEAIRMTVADTSRTITPEAAVLAGEISHGYPYLIQLVGSKAWQNSGDAPTIEIEDVRSARATVVAAMIKNVHGPALRGLSQRKREYLLAMLEDEGPSAVGDIARRMGIDPRNQSTYRERLIEDDLIRPAGRGYVEYALPYLDEALRHEEKEGVGADVEPDRGVRRSHRARRDR from the coding sequence ATGGCGACCACCCCCTCGAAGCGCCCGCCCGCCCAGGCCCCCGCCCCGGCGCCCCGCGAGCCGAACCCCTTCACCCCGGGCTTCGGCCTGACCCCGATGATCCTCGCCGGCCGCGACGTGGCGATCGACGAGTTCACCGCCGCGCTGGCCGGGAACGTCCCCGAGGCCCGCGCGATCCTCATCTCGGGTGCCCGCGGCTCCGGCAAGACGGTGCTGCTCACCGAGTTCCGCGAGCTCGCGCTGGATGCCGGCTGGACCGACCTGCGGATGCACACCTCCTCGACCTCCCTCACGGACGAGCTGCGCAGCCAGGCGATCGCTCGCCTGCGGGAGCTGGACCCCGAGGCGGAGACCTCCCGCCTCACCTCTGCGCGGATCGCGAGCGTCAGCGCCTCTCGCGACATCGTCCAGCGCTACGAGGGAGAGGGGGAGGTGCTCTCGACGGTGCTGGACCGGCTCGCGGCCCTCACCGACGAGGACGGCGGCGGCCTGCTGATCACCCTCGACGAGCTGCAGTCCGTCGAGCACGACCAGCTCCACGCCCTCACCCAGCACGTGCAGGACCTGATCGGCTCCGGGCACGCGGTCGCCTTCCTCGCCGCGGGCGTGCGCACCGGAGTCGACGCGCTGCTGGACCACGAGCGCACCACCTTCCTGCGCCGCGCGCACCGCATCGAGGTGGGCAGCGTGGACGTCGGCACGGCGGCGGAGGCGATCCGGATGACGGTCGCGGACACCTCCCGCACCATCACCCCCGAGGCCGCGGTGCTCGCGGGCGAGATCTCGCACGGCTACCCGTACCTGATCCAGCTCGTCGGCTCCAAGGCCTGGCAGAACAGCGGCGACGCCCCGACGATCGAGATCGAGGACGTCCGCAGCGCCCGCGCCACCGTGGTCGCGGCGATGATCAAGAACGTCCACGGCCCGGCGCTGCGGGGCCTGAGCCAGCGCAAGCGCGAGTACCTCCTGGCGATGCTCGAGGACGAAGGTCCGTCGGCCGTCGGCGACATCGCGCGCCGCATGGGCATCGACCCCCGCAACCAGTCCACCTATCGCGAACGGCTGATCGAGGACGATCTGATCCGGCCTGCCGGGCGCGGGTACGTGGAGTACGCGCTGCCCTATCTCGACGAGGCGCTGCGCCACGAGGAGAAGGAGGGCGTGGGGGCGGATGTCGAGCCCGATCGGGGCGTCCGACGGTCGCACCGCGCCCGGCGCGATCGGTAG
- a CDS encoding NADPH-dependent 2,4-dienoyl-CoA reductase has protein sequence MSVSLPHPTAPRDLTHLLSPLDMGRFEVRNRIVMGSMHVGLEDRPADAKKLAAYLGERARGGVGLIVTGGFSPDRTGRLTPGGAQADARTMRRHEIITREVHEADGRILLQLLHAGRYAFHPLAASSAAGKSPLSPFRARRLTRRGAHRTVEHFAEAARRAIGAGYDGVEIMGSEGYLLNQFLAPATNRRRDRWGRDAEGRRALPLAVAAAMREAIGEDALLSYRISLLDLVPGGQTWEETAALARGLTERGVDVLSSGIGWHEARVPTIVTSVPRAAFAENTAALRELVDVPVIASNRIHDPAVAEQVLATGQADLVSMARPLLADPHLPRKLAESRAAQVVACISCNQACLDKVFEGKRASCLVNPRAGHETELVLRPVIPRRARKVAVVGAGPAGLEAALAAAERGHIVTLFEATSEIGGQLRLAARIPGKEDYAQALTSWRMRLAAAGVGIRLETRPTPSDLQGFHDVIVATGVAPREIDLPSDGGPQVISYVDLLEGRAEAGDRVAIIGAGGIGVDVAEFLSAPRPSPSLDVAAWKSHWGVVAADEEHRGGVATRPVEEAQREVHLLQRKETRIGAGLGRTTGWVHRAELRHAGIHQHRGVTYRRVDDQGLHITEDGEERVLEVDTVVVCAGQVSVDALAAEVTAARKGRAPRVHVVGGADLAAELDAERAIRQAVEVVAGL, from the coding sequence ATGTCAGTGTCGCTCCCCCACCCCACCGCGCCGCGCGACCTCACCCACCTCCTCTCCCCGCTGGACATGGGACGCTTCGAGGTGCGGAACCGGATCGTGATGGGCTCGATGCACGTGGGCCTCGAGGACCGCCCGGCCGACGCGAAGAAGCTCGCGGCCTACCTCGGCGAGCGCGCCCGCGGCGGCGTCGGCCTGATCGTGACCGGCGGCTTCTCCCCCGACCGCACCGGTCGACTGACCCCCGGCGGCGCCCAGGCCGATGCCCGCACGATGCGCCGCCACGAGATCATCACCCGCGAGGTCCACGAGGCCGACGGGCGGATCCTGCTCCAGCTGCTGCACGCCGGCCGCTACGCCTTCCACCCTCTGGCCGCCTCCTCCGCCGCCGGGAAGTCGCCGCTCTCCCCGTTCCGCGCGCGCCGCCTGACCCGCCGCGGGGCGCACCGCACCGTCGAGCACTTCGCCGAGGCGGCCCGACGCGCGATCGGCGCCGGGTACGACGGCGTGGAGATCATGGGCTCCGAGGGCTACCTGCTAAACCAGTTCCTCGCCCCCGCGACCAACCGCCGCCGCGACCGCTGGGGGCGCGACGCCGAAGGACGGCGCGCACTGCCGCTCGCCGTGGCCGCCGCCATGCGGGAGGCGATCGGCGAGGACGCCCTGCTCAGCTACCGGATCTCCCTGCTGGACCTGGTCCCCGGCGGCCAGACCTGGGAGGAGACCGCCGCCCTGGCCCGCGGCCTCACCGAACGCGGCGTCGACGTGCTCTCCTCGGGCATCGGCTGGCACGAGGCGCGCGTACCCACGATCGTCACCTCCGTGCCGCGCGCCGCCTTCGCCGAGAATACCGCGGCGCTGCGCGAGCTGGTGGACGTGCCGGTCATCGCCTCGAACCGTATCCACGACCCCGCAGTCGCGGAGCAGGTCCTCGCCACCGGCCAGGCGGACCTCGTCTCGATGGCCCGGCCGCTGCTCGCCGACCCGCACCTGCCGCGCAAGCTCGCGGAGAGCCGCGCCGCGCAGGTCGTCGCCTGCATCTCCTGCAACCAGGCCTGCCTGGACAAGGTCTTCGAGGGAAAGCGGGCCAGCTGCCTGGTCAACCCGCGCGCCGGCCACGAGACCGAGCTGGTGCTGAGGCCCGTCATCCCCCGTCGGGCGCGGAAGGTCGCCGTCGTCGGCGCCGGGCCCGCAGGGCTCGAGGCGGCCCTCGCCGCCGCCGAGCGCGGACACATCGTCACCCTCTTCGAGGCGACGAGCGAGATCGGCGGACAGCTGCGGCTGGCCGCCCGCATCCCCGGCAAGGAGGACTACGCGCAGGCGCTGACCTCCTGGCGGATGCGGCTCGCGGCCGCGGGCGTCGGGATCCGGCTGGAGACCCGGCCGACGCCGAGCGACCTCCAGGGGTTCCACGACGTCATCGTCGCCACCGGCGTCGCACCGCGCGAGATCGATCTGCCCTCCGACGGCGGACCCCAGGTGATCAGCTACGTGGACCTGCTCGAGGGCCGCGCCGAGGCCGGTGACCGGGTCGCGATCATCGGCGCCGGCGGCATCGGCGTCGACGTCGCGGAGTTCCTCAGCGCACCGCGCCCCTCCCCGAGCCTCGACGTCGCCGCCTGGAAGTCCCATTGGGGCGTGGTCGCGGCCGACGAGGAGCACCGCGGAGGCGTCGCCACCCGCCCCGTCGAGGAGGCGCAGCGCGAGGTGCACCTGCTGCAGCGCAAGGAGACCCGGATCGGCGCCGGCCTCGGCCGCACCACCGGCTGGGTGCACCGCGCGGAGCTGCGCCACGCCGGCATCCACCAGCATCGCGGCGTCACCTACCGACGGGTCGACGACCAGGGGCTGCACATCACCGAGGACGGCGAGGAGCGGGTGCTCGAGGTGGACACCGTGGTGGTGTGCGCCGGGCAGGTGAGTGTGGACGCCCTGGCCGCCGAGGTCACCGCCGCCCGGAAGGGCCGCGCGCCGCGGGTCCACGTGGTCGGCGGGGCGGACCTCGCCGCGGAGCTCGACGCCGAGCGCGCGATCCGTCAGGCCGTCGAGGTGGTGGCGGGGCTGTAG
- a CDS encoding MerR family transcriptional regulator, with protein MDETLLSIGELAATSGLSPKALRLYDESGLLVPRRVDPFTGYRSYGADQVGRARLIASLRGLGMGLARIGVLCDLDGDAAAAELRSWWRQEEADALSRAAAVTALAHDLGDLPQENLMTTSTTTPRTASALHQGLVRSAQQDAVLVRELPGGRTLLAVADGFGTTDDLAAGILTAFVDALEGAVPLESAWAAAEALVPDGGASGSTLTAALLEGDRLEVAHIGDSRVLLVHGDRIEPVTQDHTHVRSLLAAGRLSPDEAAAHPDRAVLNRALAADAPTAPDLLVRRLEPGDLVLVATDGLHAVVDPSALAEAITGGEDVEALAESLIDLALAAGGLDNVALALARS; from the coding sequence ATGGACGAGACGCTGCTGAGCATCGGGGAGCTGGCCGCCACGAGCGGGCTGAGCCCCAAGGCGCTGCGCCTCTACGACGAGTCGGGGCTGCTGGTGCCGCGCCGGGTCGACCCCTTCACCGGCTACCGCTCCTACGGGGCGGACCAGGTGGGGCGGGCTCGGCTCATCGCGTCGCTGCGCGGTCTCGGCATGGGGCTCGCCCGCATCGGCGTGCTCTGCGATCTGGACGGCGACGCCGCCGCCGCGGAGCTGCGCTCCTGGTGGCGGCAGGAGGAGGCCGACGCCCTCTCCCGCGCCGCCGCCGTCACCGCCCTCGCCCACGACCTCGGGGACCTCCCACAGGAGAACCTCATGACCACCTCGACCACCACTCCCCGCACCGCCTCGGCGCTGCACCAGGGCCTCGTGCGCTCCGCCCAGCAGGACGCCGTGCTCGTGCGCGAGCTGCCCGGCGGGCGCACCCTGCTCGCCGTCGCCGACGGCTTCGGAACGACCGACGACCTCGCCGCCGGGATCCTCACCGCCTTCGTGGACGCGCTCGAGGGGGCCGTCCCCCTCGAGTCCGCCTGGGCCGCCGCGGAGGCGCTGGTCCCGGACGGCGGGGCCTCCGGATCGACGCTCACCGCCGCCCTGCTGGAGGGCGACCGACTGGAGGTCGCGCACATCGGCGACTCCCGCGTGCTGCTCGTGCACGGCGACCGGATCGAGCCGGTCACGCAGGACCACACCCACGTGCGCTCCCTGCTCGCCGCCGGTCGCCTTTCCCCCGACGAGGCGGCCGCGCACCCCGACCGTGCCGTGCTGAACCGCGCCCTCGCGGCCGACGCCCCCACCGCCCCGGACCTCCTGGTGCGCCGGCTCGAGCCGGGCGATCTGGTGCTCGTGGCGACCGACGGGCTGCACGCGGTGGTGGATCCGTCGGCCCTGGCCGAGGCGATCACCGGCGGGGAGGACGTCGAGGCGCTGGCGGAGTCGCTGATCGACCTGGCCCTCGCCGCCGGCGGGCTGGACAACGTAGCCCTGGCGCTCGCCCGGAGCTGA
- a CDS encoding GNAT family N-acetyltransferase, translating to MHVTIRPLDPTSDAELDQYAALERALDDHTFGGSQALTREQTRAALTDSPYWSTRRWVAIAETIEGGESLVGRAAAFVPLQENLETISVGAAVHPAFRGRGIATALVEEALLPAIRESGRPLVEAYGEIPADGDADSPDEPVNRLAARVGITRKNLAVCRALPLPLEESLLDALQAEAEEKLGEYRVELWDGDIPEEHLAAYGLLLRQLELDEPDEDVEHEAPDYTPERLRESERRMKEQGTARIIAVAVAPDGSFAGNSEVHVHDSPETTLGWQENTLVMPEHRGHRLGLALKVATHRQLRERAPQLRSVVTWNSHVNPWMIGINEKLGYRILFRELVLQGRPEL from the coding sequence ATGCATGTGACGATCCGTCCCCTGGACCCCACCTCCGACGCCGAGCTCGACCAGTACGCCGCGCTCGAGCGCGCCCTCGACGACCACACCTTCGGCGGCAGCCAGGCGCTCACCCGCGAGCAGACCCGCGCCGCGCTGACCGACTCCCCGTACTGGAGCACCCGGCGCTGGGTCGCGATCGCCGAGACGATCGAGGGCGGCGAGAGCCTGGTGGGCCGCGCCGCGGCCTTCGTGCCGCTGCAGGAGAACCTCGAGACCATCTCCGTCGGCGCCGCCGTGCACCCCGCCTTCCGCGGCCGCGGCATCGCGACCGCGCTGGTCGAGGAGGCGCTGCTGCCCGCGATCCGCGAGTCCGGCCGCCCCCTCGTGGAGGCCTACGGCGAGATCCCGGCCGACGGCGACGCCGACAGCCCGGACGAGCCTGTGAACCGCCTCGCGGCGCGCGTGGGCATCACGCGGAAGAACCTCGCCGTCTGCCGCGCGCTGCCGCTGCCGCTCGAGGAGTCGCTGCTGGACGCTCTGCAGGCGGAGGCCGAGGAGAAGCTCGGCGAGTACCGCGTGGAGCTGTGGGACGGCGACATCCCCGAGGAGCACCTGGCCGCCTACGGCCTGCTCCTGCGCCAGCTCGAGCTGGACGAGCCGGACGAGGACGTCGAGCACGAGGCGCCGGACTACACCCCGGAACGGCTGCGCGAGTCCGAGCGCCGGATGAAGGAGCAGGGCACCGCGCGGATCATCGCGGTCGCCGTCGCGCCCGACGGAAGCTTCGCGGGCAACTCCGAGGTGCATGTCCACGATTCCCCGGAGACCACTCTCGGCTGGCAGGAGAACACCCTGGTCATGCCCGAGCACCGTGGTCATCGGCTGGGCCTCGCGCTGAAGGTCGCCACGCACCGCCAGCTCCGCGAGCGGGCCCCGCAGCTGCGCTCGGTGGTCACCTGGAACTCTCACGTGAACCCCTGGATGATCGGCATCAACGAGAAGCTGGGCTATCGGATCCTGTTCCGGGAGCTGGTGCTGCAGGGCCGACCGGAGCTCTGA
- a CDS encoding isochorismatase family protein, which translates to MSSSMLIVVDVQNDFCEGGALGVDGGAAVAAGIAAFVRSQGGRYDRVLASQDWHRGDTDNGGHFAVPPAAPDFADTWPVHCVAGTPGAALHPELEGLARLEIAHKGYGVPSYSALEGAVVATGESVQELLSEGDRVDVVGLAYDFCVRATALGAAAAGASVRVLRDLTAAVHADGVAELERELTDAGVEIAAS; encoded by the coding sequence ATGTCATCGAGCATGCTGATCGTCGTCGATGTCCAGAACGACTTCTGCGAGGGCGGTGCGCTCGGAGTCGACGGCGGAGCCGCGGTGGCGGCGGGGATCGCCGCCTTCGTGCGGTCACAGGGCGGACGGTACGACCGCGTCCTGGCCAGTCAGGACTGGCATCGCGGGGACACGGACAACGGCGGCCACTTCGCCGTCCCGCCCGCCGCACCCGATTTCGCCGACACCTGGCCGGTGCACTGCGTGGCGGGGACTCCCGGTGCGGCGCTGCATCCGGAGCTGGAGGGGCTCGCCCGCCTCGAGATCGCGCACAAGGGGTATGGCGTCCCCTCCTACAGCGCCCTCGAGGGGGCCGTGGTCGCGACCGGCGAATCGGTCCAGGAGCTGCTGTCCGAGGGTGACCGGGTGGACGTGGTGGGCCTCGCCTATGACTTCTGCGTCCGCGCGACGGCGCTCGGTGCGGCGGCGGCCGGTGCCTCGGTGCGGGTGCTGCGCGACCTGACCGCGGCGGTGCATGCCGATGGCGTCGCTGAGCTGGAGCGGGAGCTGACGGACGCGGGGGTCGAGATCGCGGCGTCATGA